In one window of Bos mutus isolate GX-2022 chromosome 13, NWIPB_WYAK_1.1, whole genome shotgun sequence DNA:
- the CCDC3 gene encoding coiled-coil domain-containing protein 3, with protein MCSSVQKALFEEEDHVKKLQQKVATLEKRNKQLRERVKKVKRSLRQARKNGRHLELLNRKLSEKLAAAAGALPHINALGREPAGAPYLRG; from the coding sequence ATGTGTTCCTCGGTGCAGAAGGCCCTGTTTGAGGAGGAGGACCACGTCAAGAAGCTGCAGCAGAAGGTCGCTACCCTGGAGAAGCGGAACAAGCAGCTGCGGGAGCGGGTGAAGAAGGTCAAGCGATCCCTGCGGCAGGCGCGGAAGAACGGCCGCCACCTGGAGCTGCTGAACCGCAAGCTGAGCGAGAAGCTGGCGGCAGCGGCGGGCGCGCTCCCACACATCAACGCGCTGGGCCGCGAGCCCGCGGGTGCCCCCTACCTGCGGGGTTAG